The nucleotide window AACTGTTTTGACACCACTTTTATTTTTGATTGCTTGGAAAACTGGCTTAATGTCGTCCAACATAATGATCACACTTACTGAATCGTTAAGCACGTGCAGGAGCTCCGGCGGCTTATACATCGGATTCACTTGCACGACGACCGCATCCAGGCTGAGCACCGTTAAAATAACTAGCAGGAATACTGGGGGCAATTCGGAAACATAAGAGCGACTCGATTCCTCTTTTAACCCCACGTTTGGTGAGGCCGCTCCGCCACACGTTAGATGTTGTGACTTGGTTCTTTACATGTGTGCGTCGACTTTCCGAATGTCATCGCCGTTTTGTTGCTATTGTCGATGAGGATCTGTTCGAGCATTTCCATAAGCGTTCCGGTATTCAATATCTTCGTAGTTGTTTACTGTTTTCTTCGTGCGCGCACACTTCCTTTCATAAAAGATGTTGCATTTATAAATATGCAAAAAGCGTGCCAATTTAGAAATCTATTTTCTGTCTGAGATACTAACCATTCAGTCAATGAAATTTAAAAAAATGATTCAAATATGAATTTTCGATACAAAAATGAATTGTGTGCCGCTCATGACTTATCGATCATTTTTATGAACGCTTTTGATTTCACTCGACATCCCCTCCTTTTCGGAATCAAGCACTTCTTTCCATCTGTGAATCCGACGGTGTCCTTGATTCGAAACGATCATTTAAGACAAAGCATACGTCCCCTATCTAATAAAAAAATATAATATTTCGATCCTTGAACGCTTATTTGGCTTCTTCAAGTGCATCGTGGCTGAAATGAAATGTCATCTGCAAAGACCGATAGAACTCATGATCGATTTGGTTTATCCTTCTCCGCTCAGGCTTCCCTTTGTTTGAAGAATTGAATCGGCGTTCTTGTTCCTCTCGATACAGCTTTTCTTCCATTTAAGGGATTAGATAAGGGTGGTAATCCCTCTCGGGATCACTTTCTTTCCCATTGAGGGATTAAATCGGGAGTGTAATCCCTCTAGAACAAGCCTTCCCTCTCTTTGAGGGATTAGTTTGAGACTCTCTATTAGAAATAGTGGCTAAAATATAAGGTTACATCTGTGTAGTAAAAGCCTTTAAAATAGGTTGTAAAAGTAACTGATTATCTTAGAGAAAAAACGATAATGATTAAATTTTCACCCCCGCTCCTCATACTCCACCCGCCCAAACCATCGGTAGCGCCGCCTCGAAACAAAGCGATACACAGGACCGCCGATCAAGCCGGCGCCCGGCACATGCATAAGCACCGCCACAGGGAACGTCACCGGGAGCAACGCAAGCAGTTTGCGCACGGTATTAAAGCCGGTTATCACATGTTTATCCGGGGTGAGCATATATATCTCGTCGTACATATTTTTATAAGCGTTGGCTTTTTCGAGTGTCACCTCGCTTATTTCCTGAACAGGGTACCAATAAACCGCACCCCGCCAGTCAAGTTTACCGAGCACAAGCTTTACCGCCCGGCAAAGCGGACACTCCCCGTCATAGAACACGACATGTTTTTGTAGCATCGAACGTTCACCTCTCCATCAACCGTACCACGAAAAAACAGATGCGCCAATCCATGACGCACCTGTTCGTCCTTAACACCCTTGATCGTCGCTGGTGTCCTCGTCCTTTTGTTTCCGCACCTTTTTCGTCATGTCTTTCGCCACCGCGTCCTGCACCTGGGTCGCCTGAAAGAAACCGAATTCGCCCGCGATCTCTTCTTTGTGGTGATCGACGAACGCCTGGCTCGCTTCCACATCCAATAAATTCTTTTTCGACATGTGTATACCTCCTTCTTTTTTAGTCTTTCATTTCTCCATCAACTTTATAAATAAAAGCAAAAACTTCGGCGATCACTTCGTATAAATCAGCCGGGATCGGCGTGCCGATTTCGAGTTGATCCAACAGCTCCGCCAGCGTTTCATCTTCGCGGACGGGAACATCGTTTTCCTTCGCCCGCGCGATGATATCCTCTGCGATCTGTCCGTGCCCTCTCGCTTTCACAACAGGCGCGATGTTTTCCGCATGCCGATACGTAAGCGCCGCCGCCATTCGGCTTTTATTCTTATATGCGCACATCAAATCCCCTTCCTCCAATCGCCTTCCGCTCCTTCGTTTCCGATCGCTTCTCCGTTTGATTCCAGTGATAGGCGACGAGCTGAAAGCCCTGCTCCTCTAGCCTTTGCGCCAACACCGGCTTCAAAAGCGCGACAGCCCCCGGCTCTTTTCGATCATTATAAATTTGCACGGAAACGCTCTTTTCTTTTATAAATAAATCCAGCACCGTCTCTTCCAAATGTTTTAATTTCAGGAAAAATAAAACTCGTGTGGCGGTGTCCTCCTGATCCCGTTCGTGCGCATGGGTTTGCCATTGAATAAAACCGTCCGTTAAATAACCATCGAGATTAAGCGGCAAAAAGCCGGCGCCTTGCGAAGGGTCCGTGTTCAGCAGCTGAAAGCCGAGAGATTGCTGTAGGAGCGGCAGAAATTGCTGGCGATCCGCCTGGATGACTGTTCGCAGATTCAACACATCGTCCGCTGGGCGCCCGAGGGCGGCAAGCATCGTTTGCAGGCCGGAAGTGTCCGGGCGTTCACGCGTAAGTATCGTGCCTTGTGCCAATAGTTGTTGTGCCGCTTCCGTGGGAAGATTTCTAAGTTGGACCGTTAACGTTTGAGGGCGGGCAGCGCTTTTTAACGCCCGCCAAATGCTTGGGGTGAGCGGGATTCGCTTTTCAATCGCCCGGTGCGCGAGTTGCACATACGCCTCGGTCACGCGCCTCTCCCCTTTCAGCCGTTCGGCCGCTTGCATGAGATCCGACGAACGAAACGGCGTTTCATTTCGAAGAAGCTGCTGGGCCAAGGCGCGCGCATATTTATCATCCGGAATGCCAGACGATAAAGGCTCCACCTTTAATCGCGGCAATCCATCGATCGATTGAACGTGAAAAAGGTAGCGGCCGCCGACGCTGAGTGCCGTTTCCAACTTTGCCACGAGCGTATGGTTTCCGGTTTCAATCGTGGCAAGCTGCCCAGAGAACAGACGGGACACGGTGCCGCTGAACATTTGGCCAATGCGAAACGTCGGTTGCGATTGTCCATTGTTATTTAATTGGCCGGAGAGAGCGGCGATATCCATCTTTTATCTCCTTACGCTTCCCGAGTGATGACAGGTTGAAACGAGCGGCGGTGCTCCGGAGTGGGTCCTTCGCGATCGAGGGCCTCCAAATGCGCTTTCGTGCCGTAACCGGCATTTTCGTTAAACCGATAGGCGGGATAGTGTTCATGCAACGTTTTCATATATGTATCACGGGTCACTTTCGCGACAACGGACGCGGCGGCAATGCTCGCGCTTTTGGAATCGCCCTTGATTAACGGGGTTTGCGGAATATCGAGCGGCAATTCCATCGCATCGATGACGAGGTGGTCCGGACGGTTCGCTAATGTTTCGACGGCGCGCATCATCGCCCGGCGAGAAGCTTGATAGATGTTGATTTCGTCGATTTCTTCCGGCGTCGCTGTACCGATGCCCACATCCGCGGCAGCAGCAATGGCTTCGTAAAACTGCTCTCGCTGGTCGGCGGTTAGTTTCTTCGAATCGGTAAGGCCCGGCAATTCAAGCGACACAGGCAAAATAACCGCAGCGGCTGTCACCGGACCGGCGAGCGGCCCTCGGCCCACTTCATCAATGCCGGCGATTTGCGCACTGGGAACACTGAACGTTTTTTCATACGCGCGCATGTCCCTGAACTGTTGGATTTGCCGGAATTCCCGTTCGCACATACGGTCATAGCGAACGAGCAAGTGTTGGACGCCTTTGCGTTCATCGGCGCGTAATTCGTTGATCCAATCGTCCGATGGACGGTTTTCGGCAAAAAGGTGTGACTTGATCTGCGCGATCG belongs to Salicibibacter cibi and includes:
- a CDS encoding EscU/YscU/HrcU family type III secretion system export apparatus switch protein; this translates as MCAYKNKSRMAAALTYRHAENIAPVVKARGHGQIAEDIIARAKENDVPVREDETLAELLDQLEIGTPIPADLYEVIAEVFAFIYKVDGEMKD
- a CDS encoding ribonuclease HII; its protein translation is MRKSVSIAQIKSHLFAENRPSDDWINELRADERKGVQHLLVRYDRMCEREFRQIQQFRDMRAYEKTFSVPSAQIAGIDEVGRGPLAGPVTAAAVILPVSLELPGLTDSKKLTADQREQFYEAIAAAADVGIGTATPEEIDEINIYQASRRAMMRAVETLANRPDHLVIDAMELPLDIPQTPLIKGDSKSASIAAASVVAKVTRDTYMKTLHEHYPAYRFNENAGYGTKAHLEALDREGPTPEHRRSFQPVITREA
- a CDS encoding thiol-disulfide oxidoreductase DCC family protein — protein: MLQKHVVFYDGECPLCRAVKLVLGKLDWRGAVYWYPVQEISEVTLEKANAYKNMYDEIYMLTPDKHVITGFNTVRKLLALLPVTFPVAVLMHVPGAGLIGGPVYRFVSRRRYRWFGRVEYEERG